One Streptomyces sp. R28 DNA window includes the following coding sequences:
- a CDS encoding caspase family protein: MGSIQHHRGQGQRRALVVGISHTPELEADELLAERFPPLSCVPQDVALVGNALRQSRYEVTPVLDPGGSELLGRLHKFLSSCAPGDTAVVYLSCHGETVDGRDHLLPRDAQPGDALPDGGHALLSRTLIPADPDGLLTGLRSECTVVVYLDICRTSAGTPSEAEQERTTLLSRHENVYWLHSCAQGERSYADPEKGSWFGRALAEALGPTSPPTTFPEVVRYVRGRVIRMADSFGMAPPTIEPYTPHGRTGDAQDALVLCEGSREASRWTTMIEKSLLWDHTSGTAEVHQRVKDGLTSLVEHVAGTLHGAGAHRDDPWTDPNWPVRMVDRLGNLVRQAGLSGRDLLSPAETAALLASPVVHEGLVTVALEELRRTLPERMDTEAGEPGHGDPEAHVRGAAKDVCRAHSQVRRTADTLRRRNLREQAVAADHWLRHRFIADWDPLWERTGDYPAVDGLLDRVVNVVLAGAEDPSGKPPGETSRRRVDGQLRQVLAHVTVHPSGSPRINDPQSKDAWDTYPPTRGSQWRGPELALLLWISGLLATDPRRMSGVLVDHLGAHEQLVPRDIVAALSADFGYDDTPADTTDGTYRPAVRFDCPHPALHVAIEELVGHANNTVAALRAEWHKQRTSPPALLRGLPEQVTTDQLVPLNQRYKQPLERFRLAEDEIRPLLMGTQLYGDRMLAVRELYQNALDACRHRDMRHRYGVTQGRHAPDWKPTITFTQGWDDNGRPFIACRDNGSGMTRTKLTSMFARAGRRYEQDPEFVQERRNWRRAGLPEMPLNSRFGIGVFSYFMLADEVVVWTNAVDRYGRPEQPHTLRADIQSGSGLLRIGDDPEVSLEGGTLVRLYLSADDEALPSLVETLESQLWVSDCTVVASEREQNDPGQVLRSVTWRPGELRVAEPDWYGDAARAHDDAWLVQGPGQLLLDGVVVKDAPEVYGHVVNLRERHRPEPSVDRNSMRSYDDELVMRELLSSVPRACAQWDDVSLNWLWQLTKSVPRLAVAVLDALPDGISARLEAPEHGDRFPPQRLPLSRVGCLPADESVLDWSERPLNLDDDADSSGSAVLGRWQQTRLATGAVTNPFAPRSYPTPSSLDALLFLSDAPGGWATALTGAHLGRTSLGEVVRAWRRYAVAGLRVPAVDDVRSLRDIRPDKAMANLYSSYASARHAESPARHAPLLKISAKHQITLGKAAELLERLRTLDPDLPAPPELDHHLASERATRTDQITLAEDALAFNQLPGVLHPVDLLSRVGHYSLDELIDRVRRFAPLGWSLAAEPTPAAREQGELSGPERFLLSKDLDERAPWMEGHIPLWHVVKLSRATGTPLKAQVEQINASAPVTQVVAPDLPPGAEEWIASADGSPSGALKYEEGVRLGPWECVFLLKPDRHRVRPETAEQARRQLHMTDVLGRLSNDTSDRIDDVVKQMAMVKSLLFHSGLIDGRSLDEHGLTHVHALTTSASTDLPLGDVYDLLENEERHLPLRIVRPAAEALALQATYTDLKALTANSTAFKESLTILDLLGHASDDGIPVGHSHRRLREFTVLGAPAPPGELTGPEGEFLDTLVPNVFDLAAFEAEVLLGRGTMGPLELVLTAGRFGWTLGETYDRYAPFRCLGLDVATEPPDQHEAGLAPDWRDVVILTRQLTGRAPALCGPVDDDHVVLCAEETDLTEEQVRERLARYARLFSLGLPFEGPAPHSNPSGEGSLV, encoded by the coding sequence ATGGGTTCGATTCAGCATCACAGGGGACAGGGGCAGCGGCGCGCTTTGGTCGTCGGCATCTCGCACACCCCCGAGCTGGAGGCGGACGAACTCCTCGCGGAGCGCTTCCCACCGCTCAGCTGCGTGCCGCAGGACGTGGCCCTCGTCGGCAACGCGCTGCGGCAGTCCCGGTACGAGGTGACACCTGTGCTCGACCCCGGCGGCTCCGAACTGCTGGGCAGACTCCACAAGTTCCTCTCCTCGTGTGCCCCCGGAGACACCGCCGTCGTCTATCTGTCCTGCCACGGCGAGACCGTGGACGGCCGCGACCACCTGCTGCCGCGGGACGCCCAGCCCGGGGACGCGTTACCCGACGGCGGCCATGCGCTGCTCAGCCGTACGCTCATCCCCGCCGACCCCGACGGCCTGCTCACCGGGCTGCGCAGTGAATGCACGGTCGTCGTGTACCTCGACATCTGCCGTACGTCGGCGGGCACTCCGTCGGAGGCCGAGCAGGAGCGCACGACTTTGCTCTCGCGCCACGAGAACGTGTACTGGCTGCACAGCTGTGCCCAAGGAGAGCGCTCGTACGCCGACCCCGAGAAGGGCAGCTGGTTCGGCCGGGCCCTCGCCGAGGCACTGGGGCCGACGAGCCCGCCCACCACCTTCCCCGAGGTCGTCAGGTACGTCCGCGGCCGGGTGATCCGGATGGCGGACTCGTTCGGCATGGCTCCGCCGACGATCGAGCCCTACACGCCTCACGGCCGTACGGGCGACGCACAGGACGCACTGGTGCTGTGCGAGGGCTCCCGGGAGGCGAGCCGCTGGACAACCATGATCGAGAAGTCCCTGCTGTGGGACCACACCTCCGGCACCGCGGAGGTCCACCAGCGCGTGAAGGACGGGCTGACCTCGCTCGTCGAGCATGTGGCCGGGACGCTGCATGGAGCCGGAGCGCACCGTGACGACCCCTGGACCGACCCCAACTGGCCGGTCCGCATGGTCGACCGGCTCGGCAACCTGGTGCGGCAAGCCGGGCTGAGCGGCCGTGACCTGCTCTCACCGGCCGAGACCGCCGCTCTGCTGGCGAGCCCCGTCGTCCACGAGGGACTCGTCACGGTCGCCCTGGAGGAACTGCGCCGCACTCTCCCCGAACGGATGGACACCGAGGCCGGCGAGCCCGGTCATGGCGACCCCGAGGCGCATGTGCGGGGCGCGGCCAAGGACGTGTGCCGTGCCCACTCGCAGGTGCGCCGCACGGCCGACACCCTGCGCCGCCGAAACCTGCGGGAGCAGGCCGTGGCCGCCGACCACTGGCTGCGGCACCGCTTCATCGCCGACTGGGACCCGCTGTGGGAGCGCACCGGCGACTACCCGGCGGTGGACGGCCTGCTCGACCGCGTCGTGAACGTGGTGCTCGCCGGGGCCGAGGACCCGTCGGGCAAGCCCCCCGGTGAGACCTCCCGGCGTCGCGTCGACGGGCAGCTCCGCCAGGTCCTCGCGCACGTCACCGTGCACCCGAGTGGGAGTCCTCGCATCAACGACCCGCAGAGCAAGGACGCGTGGGACACGTACCCGCCCACGCGTGGCAGCCAGTGGCGCGGCCCCGAACTCGCGCTGCTGCTGTGGATCTCCGGGCTGCTCGCCACCGATCCGCGCCGGATGTCCGGGGTACTCGTCGATCATCTCGGCGCACACGAGCAACTCGTGCCCCGCGACATCGTGGCCGCGTTGTCGGCGGACTTCGGGTACGACGACACGCCCGCGGACACCACGGACGGCACCTACCGCCCGGCGGTCCGCTTCGACTGCCCGCACCCCGCGCTGCACGTGGCCATCGAGGAACTCGTCGGCCATGCCAACAACACCGTCGCCGCGCTCCGGGCGGAGTGGCACAAGCAGCGCACCTCGCCGCCCGCCCTGCTGCGGGGCCTGCCCGAGCAGGTCACGACCGACCAGCTCGTCCCCCTGAACCAGCGGTACAAGCAGCCGCTGGAGCGGTTCCGGCTGGCGGAGGACGAGATCCGTCCGCTGCTCATGGGGACCCAGCTGTACGGCGATCGCATGCTCGCCGTCCGCGAGCTCTACCAGAACGCCCTCGACGCATGCCGGCACCGGGACATGCGCCACCGGTACGGCGTGACGCAGGGCCGTCACGCCCCCGACTGGAAACCGACGATCACCTTCACCCAGGGCTGGGACGACAACGGCCGCCCGTTCATCGCATGCCGGGACAACGGCTCCGGAATGACCCGCACCAAGCTCACGTCGATGTTCGCCAGGGCGGGCCGACGGTACGAGCAGGACCCGGAGTTCGTACAGGAGCGGCGTAACTGGCGGCGGGCAGGGCTCCCCGAGATGCCCCTCAACTCCCGTTTCGGTATCGGGGTGTTCAGTTACTTCATGCTCGCCGACGAGGTGGTCGTGTGGACCAACGCCGTCGACCGCTACGGCCGCCCCGAACAGCCACACACCCTGCGGGCCGACATCCAGTCGGGTTCGGGCCTGCTCCGCATCGGCGACGATCCGGAGGTCTCCCTGGAGGGCGGCACGCTCGTCCGGCTCTATCTCAGCGCGGACGACGAGGCATTGCCCTCCTTGGTGGAGACGCTGGAGTCGCAGCTCTGGGTGAGTGACTGCACGGTGGTGGCGAGCGAGCGCGAGCAGAACGATCCGGGGCAGGTCCTTCGGTCGGTCACCTGGCGGCCGGGCGAGTTGCGGGTCGCGGAGCCCGACTGGTACGGGGATGCCGCACGGGCCCATGACGACGCCTGGCTGGTCCAGGGCCCCGGACAGCTCCTGCTGGACGGCGTCGTGGTCAAGGACGCACCCGAGGTGTACGGGCACGTGGTCAATCTGCGGGAGCGGCACCGGCCGGAGCCCAGTGTCGACCGCAACAGCATGCGGTCGTACGACGACGAGCTGGTGATGCGTGAGCTGCTGAGCAGCGTGCCGAGGGCGTGCGCTCAGTGGGACGACGTCTCGCTGAACTGGCTGTGGCAGCTCACCAAAAGCGTGCCCCGCCTCGCCGTGGCCGTACTGGACGCGCTCCCCGACGGCATCAGTGCTCGGCTCGAAGCTCCCGAGCACGGGGATCGGTTCCCACCCCAGCGGCTGCCCCTGTCCAGAGTGGGCTGTCTGCCCGCCGACGAATCCGTCCTGGACTGGAGCGAGCGGCCGTTGAACCTGGACGACGACGCGGACAGCTCCGGGAGTGCTGTGCTCGGCCGATGGCAGCAGACCAGACTTGCCACCGGTGCCGTGACGAATCCCTTCGCCCCTCGGAGTTATCCGACCCCCAGCAGCCTCGACGCCCTGCTGTTCCTGAGCGATGCACCCGGCGGCTGGGCAACGGCGTTGACCGGAGCGCATCTGGGGCGAACCTCCCTGGGTGAAGTGGTACGTGCATGGCGCCGTTACGCCGTCGCGGGGCTGCGGGTGCCGGCTGTGGACGACGTCCGATCGCTGCGGGACATCCGGCCGGACAAAGCCATGGCCAACCTCTACTCCAGCTATGCGTCCGCGCGTCATGCGGAATCCCCTGCCCGCCACGCTCCCTTGCTCAAGATCTCCGCGAAGCACCAGATCACTCTGGGAAAGGCCGCCGAGCTGCTGGAAAGACTGCGCACACTGGATCCGGATCTCCCCGCTCCACCAGAACTCGACCACCACCTGGCATCCGAACGTGCCACGAGGACCGATCAGATCACCTTGGCCGAAGACGCACTCGCGTTCAATCAGTTGCCCGGCGTCCTCCATCCCGTGGACCTGTTGTCCCGCGTCGGCCACTACTCCCTGGACGAGTTGATCGACCGCGTCAGGCGCTTCGCCCCCCTCGGCTGGTCACTGGCAGCGGAACCGACCCCGGCGGCCCGAGAGCAGGGGGAGCTCAGCGGTCCGGAACGCTTCCTCCTGTCCAAAGACCTCGACGAGCGTGCCCCGTGGATGGAGGGACACATCCCGCTGTGGCATGTCGTGAAACTCTCCCGAGCCACGGGCACCCCCTTGAAGGCCCAGGTCGAGCAGATCAACGCATCAGCCCCGGTCACCCAGGTCGTGGCACCGGATCTCCCACCGGGAGCGGAGGAGTGGATCGCCTCCGCAGACGGTTCACCGTCCGGGGCACTGAAGTACGAGGAGGGTGTTCGCCTCGGCCCCTGGGAATGCGTGTTCCTCCTGAAGCCCGACCGTCACCGTGTTCGCCCCGAAACGGCCGAGCAGGCCCGGAGACAGCTGCATATGACGGACGTCTTGGGAAGGCTCTCGAACGACACCTCGGACCGCATCGACGATGTCGTCAAACAGATGGCGATGGTGAAGTCCCTGCTGTTCCACAGTGGCCTGATCGATGGGAGAAGTCTTGACGAGCACGGTCTGACCCATGTCCACGCACTGACAACCAGCGCGAGCACAGACCTTCCGCTCGGCGACGTCTACGACCTTCTGGAGAACGAGGAGCGCCACCTTCCGTTGCGGATTGTCCGACCGGCCGCCGAGGCCCTCGCCCTTCAGGCCACTTACACCGATCTGAAGGCGCTGACCGCGAACTCCACCGCGTTCAAGGAGAGCCTCACCATCCTCGATCTCCTCGGCCATGCCTCCGACGATGGCATCCCGGTGGGCCACTCCCACCGCCGTCTGCGGGAGTTCACCGTCCTGGGGGCGCCCGCTCCCCCGGGTGAACTCACCGGTCCGGAGGGCGAGTTCCTGGACACCTTGGTTCCGAACGTCTTCGATCTGGCGGCATTCGAAGCCGAGGTCCTGCTGGGCCGCGGCACCATGGGCCCTCTGGAACTCGTCCTCACCGCAGGCCGCTTCGGCTGGACGCTCGGCGAGACGTACGACCGCTACGCACCGTTCCGCTGCCTGGGGCTGGACGTGGCCACGGAGCCACCGGACCAGCACGAAGCAGGCCTCGCCCCGGACTGGCGGGATGTCGTCATCCTCACCCGGCAGCTGACAGGACGTGCCCCCGCGCTGTGCGGCCCGGTCGATGACGACCACGTGGTGTTGTGCGCCGAGGAGACAGACCTCACCGAGGAGCAGGTGCGGGAGCGTCTTGCACGCTACGCCCGTCTCTTCTCCCTCGGCCTTCCCTTCGAGGGGCCTGCGCCCCACAGCAACCCTTCCGGAGAGGGGTCACTCGTATGA
- a CDS encoding VWA domain-containing protein, which translates to MAAISLSKVEETAPALVSLYKSAGVSLHKHGLGGVQAAVYLVVDYSGSMKPYYQDGSVQALADRVLGLSAHFDDDGTVPVVFFSTDVDAETEIALADHHGRIERIVSGLGHMGRTSYHLAMDAVIDHYLDSGSKDPALVVFQTDGGPINKLAAERYLCKAAPLPLFWQFIGFGDPTSKQFDFLRKLDELAVPHKRVVDNAGFFHAGSDPRTVSDAELYDRLVEEFPKWLAAARAQGIVRRP; encoded by the coding sequence ATGGCCGCGATCAGTCTCAGCAAGGTTGAGGAGACCGCGCCCGCGCTGGTCAGCCTGTACAAGAGCGCCGGGGTGTCGCTGCACAAGCACGGGCTGGGCGGCGTGCAGGCCGCGGTGTATCTGGTCGTCGACTACTCCGGGTCGATGAAGCCGTACTACCAGGACGGCAGCGTGCAGGCGCTCGCCGACCGGGTGCTCGGGCTGTCGGCGCACTTCGACGACGACGGGACCGTGCCGGTGGTGTTCTTCTCCACCGACGTCGACGCCGAGACCGAGATCGCGCTGGCCGACCACCACGGGCGGATCGAGCGGATCGTGTCCGGTCTCGGGCACATGGGCAGGACCAGCTACCACCTGGCCATGGACGCCGTCATCGACCACTACCTGGACAGCGGGTCGAAGGACCCCGCCCTGGTCGTGTTCCAGACCGACGGCGGGCCCATCAACAAGCTCGCCGCGGAACGGTACCTGTGCAAGGCGGCCCCGCTCCCGCTCTTCTGGCAGTTCATCGGCTTCGGGGACCCGACCAGCAAACAGTTCGACTTCCTGCGCAAGCTCGACGAACTGGCGGTGCCGCACAAGCGGGTGGTCGACAACGCCGGCTTCTTCCACGCCGGTTCGGATCCGCGGACGGTCTCCGACGCCGAGTTGTACGACCGCCTGGTCGAGGAGTTCCCGAAGTGGCTGGCGGCGGCGCGGGCGCAGGGGATCGTACGGCGGCCCTGA
- a CDS encoding glutamate synthase subunit beta, with product MADPKGFLNHGREVAKSRPVDVRLKDWNEVYVPGSLLPIISKQASRCMDCGIPFCHNGCPLGNLIPEWNDYAYREDWAAASERLHATNNFPEFTGRLCPAPCESACVLGINQPAVTIKNVEVSIIDKAWDSGDVEPQIPERLSGKTVAVIGSGPAGLAAAQQLTRAGHTVAVYERADRIGGLLRYGIPEFKMEKRHINRRIEQMRAEGTRFRTGIEIGRDLKATDLKKRYDAIVIAAGATTARDLPVPGRELNGIHQAMEYLPLANKVQEGDFVTPPISAEGKHVVVIGGGDTGADCVGTAHRQGAASVTQLEIMPRPGEDRAAHQPWPTFPMLYKVTSAHEEGGERVYSVSTTHFEGDEDGNVQWLHLTEVEFIEGKLTPKPGTERKIPAQLVTLAMGFTGTDRENGLVEQFGLELDERGNVARDADFQTNVPGVFVAGDAGRGQSLIVWAIAEGRSAARGTDRFLTGASELPAPIRPTDRSLMV from the coding sequence ATGGCTGATCCCAAGGGCTTTCTGAACCACGGCCGCGAGGTCGCCAAGTCCCGTCCCGTCGACGTGCGTCTGAAGGACTGGAACGAGGTCTACGTCCCCGGCTCCCTGCTGCCGATCATCAGCAAGCAGGCCAGCCGCTGCATGGACTGCGGCATCCCGTTCTGCCACAACGGCTGTCCGCTCGGGAACCTCATCCCCGAGTGGAACGACTACGCCTACCGCGAGGACTGGGCGGCGGCGTCGGAGCGCCTGCACGCGACCAACAACTTCCCGGAGTTCACCGGTCGCCTCTGCCCGGCTCCCTGTGAGTCGGCGTGTGTGCTCGGCATCAACCAGCCGGCCGTCACCATCAAGAACGTCGAGGTCTCGATCATCGACAAGGCGTGGGACAGCGGTGATGTCGAGCCGCAGATCCCGGAGCGCCTGTCCGGCAAGACCGTCGCCGTCATCGGGTCCGGCCCCGCCGGCCTCGCCGCCGCACAGCAGCTCACGCGGGCCGGTCACACCGTCGCCGTCTACGAGCGCGCGGACCGCATCGGAGGCCTCCTGCGGTACGGCATCCCCGAGTTCAAGATGGAGAAGCGGCACATCAACCGCCGTATCGAGCAGATGCGCGCGGAGGGCACCCGCTTCCGTACCGGCATCGAGATCGGTCGCGACCTCAAGGCGACCGACCTGAAGAAGCGGTATGACGCGATCGTCATCGCCGCCGGTGCGACGACCGCCCGTGACCTCCCGGTCCCCGGCCGCGAGCTCAACGGCATCCACCAGGCCATGGAGTACCTGCCGCTGGCCAACAAGGTCCAGGAGGGCGACTTCGTGACGCCCCCGATCTCGGCCGAGGGCAAGCACGTCGTGGTCATCGGCGGCGGCGACACCGGCGCCGACTGCGTGGGCACCGCCCACCGCCAGGGCGCGGCCTCGGTGACACAGCTGGAGATCATGCCCAGGCCGGGCGAGGACCGTGCCGCGCACCAGCCGTGGCCGACCTTCCCGATGCTCTACAAGGTCACGTCCGCGCACGAGGAGGGCGGCGAGCGGGTCTACTCCGTCTCCACCACCCACTTCGAGGGCGACGAGGACGGCAACGTCCAGTGGCTGCACCTCACCGAGGTGGAGTTCATCGAGGGCAAGCTGACCCCGAAGCCGGGCACCGAGCGCAAGATCCCCGCCCAGCTGGTCACCCTCGCCATGGGCTTCACCGGCACCGACCGGGAGAACGGCCTGGTCGAGCAGTTCGGCCTGGAGCTCGACGAGCGCGGCAACGTCGCCCGCGACGCCGACTTCCAGACCAACGTGCCGGGCGTCTTCGTCGCCGGTGACGCGGGCCGTGGCCAGTCGCTCATCGTGTGGGCGATCGCGGAGGGCCGCTCGGCCGCCCGCGGCACCGACCGCTTCCTGACCGGCGCCAGCGAACTGCCGGCCCCGATCCGGCCGACGGACCGCTCGCTGATGGTCTGA
- a CDS encoding rhomboid family intramembrane serine protease, translating into MESESTQSESTRSEATQPESTQPTVTTCYRHPKVESHVRCTRCDRFICPDCMREAAVGHQCVECVKQGARSVRQARTIVGGRIAATPLVTSVLIGLNVLAYLAEVVRPEILDRFAMLGARLVGPDGGYYVYEPGYPSDFHAEGVVAGQWERLLTRGFLHTPPTEGTFGLLHIVMNMLSLWQLGRVVEPMLGRVRYVALYLLATLGGSVLELLLTDVHVESVGASGAIFGLGAAYYVLARRVGADMRTVNRFMTFLLLWLLLSAGLTSWQGHLGGLLTGAAVTLAYAYTPRGPRQALIQAAASVGVLVLLAAVAVARVSELTGAGVAQ; encoded by the coding sequence GTGGAGTCCGAGTCCACCCAGTCCGAGTCCACCCGTTCCGAGGCCACCCAGCCCGAGTCCACCCAGCCCACCGTCACGACCTGCTATCGCCACCCCAAGGTGGAGTCGCACGTCCGCTGCACCCGCTGCGACCGGTTCATCTGCCCGGACTGCATGCGGGAGGCTGCCGTCGGCCACCAGTGCGTGGAGTGCGTGAAGCAGGGGGCGCGGTCGGTGCGGCAGGCCCGGACGATCGTCGGCGGGCGGATCGCCGCGACCCCGCTCGTGACCTCCGTGCTGATCGGGCTCAACGTCCTCGCCTACCTGGCCGAGGTGGTGCGCCCGGAGATCCTGGACCGGTTCGCGATGCTCGGCGCCCGGCTGGTCGGCCCGGACGGCGGCTACTACGTCTACGAGCCCGGGTACCCGTCGGACTTCCACGCCGAGGGAGTGGTCGCCGGGCAGTGGGAGCGGCTGCTGACCAGAGGATTCCTCCACACACCGCCGACCGAGGGCACCTTCGGGCTGCTGCACATCGTGATGAACATGCTCTCGCTGTGGCAGCTCGGCCGGGTCGTGGAGCCCATGCTGGGCCGGGTCCGGTACGTCGCGCTCTACCTGCTGGCGACACTGGGCGGCTCGGTGCTCGAGCTGCTGCTCACGGACGTGCACGTGGAGTCGGTCGGCGCGTCGGGCGCGATCTTCGGCCTCGGCGCCGCGTACTACGTCCTCGCCCGCCGCGTCGGCGCGGACATGCGCACCGTCAACCGCTTCATGACGTTCCTGCTGCTGTGGCTGCTGCTCTCGGCGGGCCTCACCTCCTGGCAGGGCCACCTCGGCGGACTGCTGACGGGGGCCGCGGTCACGCTCGCCTACGCCTACACCCCGCGCGGGCCGCGCCAGGCCCTGATCCAGGCGGCCGCCTCCGTGGGGGTACTGGTGCTGCTGGCGGCGGTGGCGGTCGCCAGGGTCTCGGAGCTGACGGGCGCAGGGGTGGCCCAGTGA